The DNA sequence CGACTGGAACAAATACGGAGATCTGAGAGCTAAAGTAGACGGCATCCTGAAAAAATACGGAGCCAAAGAACTTGGAACAGATTATTATGCTATTCAAAATAATCAGGTGGCAACTAATGCGGCATTGCTGACCCAGAAAGACATTGCTTCTTTAGGCAAACTTACCATAAGAGGAGCTGAAGAATACACGATCTGTCCGCCAACTATGGGAAGAAAGAATCTTACCAATGTGATCATAAGATCTTACAAAGTCAATACAGCTATTGATCCAAGAATCAATGTAAAGCTTAATAATGTATTGGTTAACTACAAATAACCGTTAAAGGCTGTTTTTGTTCTGAAGACAGCCTTTTTTAAATCTTTTGTCATGAAAAAAAAGCTTCAGTTATCAGGAATCTTTATTGTTCTTTTGATCGTATTCACCATAGGCATGAAGGGAACATTTGATGGCTACTACGGTTTTTATTATGAAAACAAGAGCTATGATAAGCCTCTGGCGTATGTGATATCAGAGAATTTTGCCCAATCAAAGCCTATCAATATGCTTACTTCTTATACAGGTTTTGATACAGGATATGGTTTTTATGCACCGAATGTTGCCAGTGACTTTGTGATGAGCTTTGAACTGAAAGATAAGAACGGAAATATCCTGGAACAAAAGACGATGCCTTATTTCAAAAGTAAGGAGAGCAAAGTAAGATATACAACTGTTTTTAATATGTTTCTGGATAAAATTTCCGACAAAAACACTTATGACCGCAAATATTATCAATACCTGGACATTATCATCAGACAGATTGCAGAACACGTGATGAAAGAAAATCCAAAAGCATCAAGTGTTACTACAAAACTTTATCTGTACGACTACCCTACTATTGCAGATTTTAAACAGGGAAGAACGAATGAAAATCTTATTCTTATTGATGAATTCAAACATTAAAGTGATGAAAAAACTAAATGTACTTTATACCAAAATTGAAAACTTTTTTTTCAAACAGGATAATCAAACAGAATTCTTAAGCTTCTTCCGTGTTGCTATAGGAAGTGTTATCCTTTTACAATTTATCGCAGTGATACCGGATTTTGACAAATTATTTTCAAGCAGCAGTATCATTCCACAAGATATTATGAGTGTTTTCACGCCTGACTGGCTGATTACTTTCTCAAAAATTGTTACTTTTTTACAGGGCTTCGGTATTGAAGAGAGTACAACAGTTGTGATGACCAAAATATCATTTATTACGTTGTGTATTTTGATTATTAGCGGATTTTACTCTAGAATTTCTGCGCTTCTTTTGCTTATACTGCAGATTGCATTACTCAAGGGAAGTTCTTTCTTTGCATATGGTGCAGATTTTTTCACAAGCATGTCTTTATTTTATCTGATCCTTTTCCCTTCTGATCAATATTTTTCACTCAGAAATTTTATTTTCAACAGAAAACAGCGGGAAATAAATATCACTCCGGTCAAAAGGTTATTTCAGATTCATATTTCTATTGCTTATTTCTTTTCCGGACTGGATAAAGCTTTAGGTTTCAACTGGTGGAACGGCGAATCTATCTGGAAAGCCATTCATCTGCCCTATTCCAACAGAGATCTGAATTTTGATTTCAGCTGGCTTATAGAACATTCTTATGTCTTAAGTTTTATAGGATGGAGTACGATTATCATCGAAATGTGCTACCCGTTTTTCATCTGGTACAAACCAACTCAGAAGACATGGCTTTTCCTAACTGTTTCTATGCATCTGGGAATTGCACTCGTTCTTAATTTATATTACTTCTCAGCCATTATGATCGTATGGAACATTACTAATTTTTATTTTGAGCAAACCGCTAAAAAAGCAGTTCCTTCATCAAAGAAAAAACTAACAGCTCAGTATATTCCGAAACAGATTAACTCATAAACAAACAAATCCCGAATTGCTTCGGGATTTATTATTATGTATGGTTGAGTGATTATTTTTTAGGAGCGATATCCATCAGTTTCATAAACTCATCCAGCTTAGGCATAATGATGATTTCCGTTCTTCTGTTTTCACTTCTACCTGAAACGCTCATGTTTGTCGCTTTAGGGTTGTATTCAGAACGACCTCCTGCTGTAATTCTTGCAGGATCTACTCCAAACTGAGTCTGAAGAACTTTAGCTACAGAAGTACCTCTTAATGCAGAAAGATCCCAGTTGTCTCTTGGAAGATTTGGAGAGTTCAACGGAGCGTTATCCGTATTACCTTCAATCAATACTGAATATTTATCATAATCATTGATTACTTTAGCAACTTTTCCTAACACTTCCTGAGCTGCAGGCAAGATGTTGTAATCTCCTGTTTTGTACAACATATTATCTGAAAGAGAGATCATTACAACTCCTTTCAATACTTTCACCTGTACATCCTGATCTGATACATTATCCAAGGATCTTTTCAGCTTGTTAGACAATGCCAGATTCAAGCTGTCATTCTTAGCATTATTAGAAATCAATTGCTTGATATAAGAGTTAGAAGCATTGATTTCCCCTACCAGTTTATCAATGTTAGCAGAGCTTTTCCCAGTGTTGGAAAGACATGCATCAAGTGATGATTTTAAAGCATCATGCTGGCTTTTCAGCAAGTTATTTTCACCGGTCAGTGCAGAGTTCTGAGACTTCAAATCCTGAATTTCTCTCTGTCTTTCTCCGATATTTTCAATACACTGCTTATAGTTTGTGCTCAAGGCATCATACTGCTTTTTGCTGACACAAGATGTCATCCCCAGCACCATTGCAGAAACTGCTACAATTTTTAAAATCTTCATAAATAATCATTTTTAGACTACTCAAAGTTAGGGAAATTCAATTGAATTATATCGGTTATCTTTGCATAAAAGAAATTCTCAACATCTATGTTGGAAAAATCAAGCTTCATCAGCCAATTAAAAAATCTCGTTCATGAACCGGAAAATCACACGTATCTTCTGGCGGTAAGCGGAGGGGCAGACTCTATGGTTCTTGCTTCATTGTTCAGGGATTTAGGGCACGAAATCAAGGATTCAAAATTTCAGTTTCACGTTGCCCATATCAATTATAAACTCCGTGGTCAGGATTCAGATCTGGATCAGAAAACGGTACAGGATTTTTGTGAGAAAAATCATATAAAATTTCATTTCTATGAAGTTTCCGAAAAGGATCAAAAACCTGAGAATTCTATTCAGCTTTGGGCGAGGGAACTCCGGTATACTTTTTTTAAAGAAATTCAGGAAAAGGAAAAACTGGAATTTCTGGTTACCGCTCATCATTTAAATGACCAGCTGGAAACTTTTATTATCAATCTTTCCAAGGCTGCCGGCATCAACGGACTAAGTGGAATTCCATCCAATGACAATTATATTCTCAGACCGCTTTTAAATTTTTCAAAAAAAGATATTTATCAGTTTGCGAAGGAGAACACGATTGAGTTCAGGGAGGATCTGTCGAATAAAAAAAATGATTATCTAAGGAATAAGATTAGAAATGAGATTGTTCCGACGCTGATGAACACCAACGATCATTTTCTGGAAAACTTCAGAAAAAGTTCTTTGTATCTGAACCAAACTAAAGATTTTGTACAAAAACAGATTCAGGAGATAGAAAATCGTCTGACAGTATTTAACCAAGACTATAAAATCTTATCAAAGGAAAAGCTGGATCAGGAAAGTGATTTCGTAAAATTTGAAATTTTAAAAAAATACGGATTCAACCAGGAGGAAGAAATCCCTAAAATTTTTACGGCCGAAAACAACAGTTCTTTTTTTTCAAAGGAATATCAGTTGATTGTCAACCGCGATGAGCTGATTTTTATTGACAAAAGCAAAGAAAAGGAAACCGGAGAGGAAATTGTACTGATCGATCATTTTGATTTTTCCGAAAACCAAATCAACATCAATCTCGTAGATTACATTGAAAGCATTGATGGAATCAATAAAGAGTTTGAATGGGATTTTGATGCAGACAAACTTCATTTTCCACTGCGTTTAAGAAAACAAAAAGAGGGTGACGAGTTGTATCCAACCGG is a window from the Chryseobacterium indologenes genome containing:
- a CDS encoding HTTM domain-containing protein; the encoded protein is MKKLNVLYTKIENFFFKQDNQTEFLSFFRVAIGSVILLQFIAVIPDFDKLFSSSSIIPQDIMSVFTPDWLITFSKIVTFLQGFGIEESTTVVMTKISFITLCILIISGFYSRISALLLLILQIALLKGSSFFAYGADFFTSMSLFYLILFPSDQYFSLRNFIFNRKQREINITPVKRLFQIHISIAYFFSGLDKALGFNWWNGESIWKAIHLPYSNRDLNFDFSWLIEHSYVLSFIGWSTIIIEMCYPFFIWYKPTQKTWLFLTVSMHLGIALVLNLYYFSAIMIVWNITNFYFEQTAKKAVPSSKKKLTAQYIPKQINS
- a CDS encoding OmpA family protein encodes the protein MKILKIVAVSAMVLGMTSCVSKKQYDALSTNYKQCIENIGERQREIQDLKSQNSALTGENNLLKSQHDALKSSLDACLSNTGKSSANIDKLVGEINASNSYIKQLISNNAKNDSLNLALSNKLKRSLDNVSDQDVQVKVLKGVVMISLSDNMLYKTGDYNILPAAQEVLGKVAKVINDYDKYSVLIEGNTDNAPLNSPNLPRDNWDLSALRGTSVAKVLQTQFGVDPARITAGGRSEYNPKATNMSVSGRSENRRTEIIIMPKLDEFMKLMDIAPKK
- the tilS gene encoding tRNA lysidine(34) synthetase TilS, which translates into the protein MLEKSSFISQLKNLVHEPENHTYLLAVSGGADSMVLASLFRDLGHEIKDSKFQFHVAHINYKLRGQDSDLDQKTVQDFCEKNHIKFHFYEVSEKDQKPENSIQLWARELRYTFFKEIQEKEKLEFLVTAHHLNDQLETFIINLSKAAGINGLSGIPSNDNYILRPLLNFSKKDIYQFAKENTIEFREDLSNKKNDYLRNKIRNEIVPTLMNTNDHFLENFRKSSLYLNQTKDFVQKQIQEIENRLTVFNQDYKILSKEKLDQESDFVKFEILKKYGFNQEEEIPKIFTAENNSSFFSKEYQLIVNRDELIFIDKSKEKETGEEIVLIDHFDFSENQININLVDYIESIDGINKEFEWDFDADKLHFPLRLRKQKEGDELYPTGFSGKKKVSKFFRDEKLSALIREKTWLLCDSRNHILGVIPFRQDRRYQADRTTQKKITVKWTEKQLTR